The Polypterus senegalus isolate Bchr_013 chromosome 1, ASM1683550v1, whole genome shotgun sequence genomic sequence TCTCTGTCTGTGTTCCAGACATCTTTCACAATGTTTAGAAACTCCACCTGCCCTGTTTATGTGTAGACAGGGAAAACTGAGTCTTTGGCCTGTAATGTCAGGGTGTGCACCGGTATCTTCGTTGTACGCCATTATCTTTTGTTATATGAGGCAATATCATGCAATGGTGGGAATAGCTAAAGTAGTTTTGGTGTTAACCTTGTTAACGCaactttttacatgtttacatttaaatgtacaaTTAATTTATCACCATATTGAGAAACAGATGCATCTGAATGCGCTATTGAGGTCACTGCTACATTGAACACTCTGAGGACGCAGACCCAGTCGCCAACGTCACCAGTTTTGGATAAGATGCAATTGGACCTCTAGTTGGTGGGACAACTTTTGGAGAACGAAGTGGTTGTTGCTGAAGGATGGTGGGACAATTTTCATTTGTCAAGGACATCGCTCTTGtcttttggtgtatttatttaaCAGATGAGAGGAGATTACAAAAGACGGAAAACACCTTTGGGTGTGTATATTCAATTTCCTGTGACTGAGTCTAAAGTTGAGGAACTTGTAGCACGGTTTCACTGGGActcatgtaaaaaaaatcaagcaaccATCCATAAATTTCATGGATTATTTGAACAGAAAGGGGAGGTTTTCCTGTGATTACAAGTGTTCATTTATTGACGTTGTAGTGAAATGGCTGGGTAGTGTTCTTGACACCAGTATTTAAGCAAATTCCATGCtgaacacacatttaaaaaaaaaacacaaaaaaaaaaacaatgaccaTTAATCTAAATGACATTCCCTTTGTTATCTATACCTGTTTCGTGCTCTTGACAgcagatttttgtgtttttatatggtgtcacacacgtgcgcatgggaggcagctaaagggcttgagtgaaggcaattcggaggcatgccggggtgtggcagagtgcactgactctttttctcccttgcctgtagaccattcccgggggatctcacctggctctcctgacattacttccgggactgagccaatggaagtcggccacaccagctccagtccctctgatgtcacgtccagctatgaaccaatggtggaagaccacgtgccggatcaatatgacctcacttcctgtctccccctttaaaacctgccccttttcctttgtttcctcagtcttgttttggactcagttgaatgcacttcagtgctgattatttgttaaaacgacttttgcagccaggataccacattatacgggtggctgccccaaacctttatctgtccatgtctcaaTCTTGTGACAATGgatagagattaaaaaaaaacaaaaaaaaaaacggtgcaATTGtggatgggatttttttttaaaaaacggaGGAGGAACactcatgtttttaaaaaaaaatatcccgATACATGTGGATTAGGCCATAGAACGGTTCTGTCAAACATTTCACAGCCAACTAGGTGGGAAAGAACAATCTGGAAACCTGTGCTTACCTCTTTAGTGATGCAGCCATCTTTGTTAAGATCATAGAGATTGAAGGCCCAGTTTAGACGATCATTAATTGTGCCTCTGAGAATGATGGACAAACCCATAACAAAATCCTGGAGAGACACACATGCACAAAGACTTTCTTAGTATATTTTTTCAGTTCACTAAAATGTTAACATGCATCAAATGAAAGTATCTTCTTCATGTGATCTCTCCGAAGTTCTGCATGTGTCTTAATAATGTGAAATCTGAGGGTGTCATCTGTCACTAAATAGTCCATTGACCTCCCTATGATCTCAAGATAATTTCATATTTTAGAAGCAAAACCATGATATCAAACGGCTAATCTAGAAGGGAATGTGTTGTGTATCAGTGTGAAAGTatgtgttttatgatttattattactgttgttgtctttgcattctgattttaCATAAGTTCATGTTATTTCCAATTTCATCTTTATTGATTAGTTATCTACAGTGTCTCTAAGTTTACTTATGCTCCCTGTCCCTTGTGAGTGGGGCCCTTTAAGCAGggtcaccctgacatcaccacctTTGAGCCCATCCTTTGGCTATTTAAGTgtgctgagaaggctcaggaatTGGAGATCATTCATTTTTGGTGGGGTTCTGTCCGCATTGTTTGCTGTTTGGATTTACAAAATTTTTGATTGCTCTGTATTAAGGTTTATCATTTATGGATAGTGTTTTTGGACTTTCTTGCTTGGGAGTGCCTTTTAGACAACTTTGTGTGCCTCCTTTTGCTCTCTTGAACTTTTTTCctgtatatttctgttttgttaaacTTTCTATTCATAAAAAATCCTTAATAGCCTGTTTTATACAAGCCAAAGGTTTTATATTCATACTGTATCTCCTCTTGCAggccctttttaaaatttaagggacatttaagtttatttttaaggcTTTAATTCCTTCTGGGCCTGTGAACCCGTAGAGAGGCCACTAGAATTGAGATTAGGTCCAGTGGGGTAAGACCTTTCTTTTGGCCATTTGGAAGACACCACGTCATGACAGAAAGTACCTGAATAtgttcattaaaaagaaaaaacaattgtaCACAACAGCAGTGTAAAAGCTATAGTCTGAaactgcaaataaatatatattcaatATGTTAATATGTCTGGCATTCTGAGGACTTTCATTGGGTAATTTAGTATGTGTGCTATCATAAGATGGTTACTCGGGAGTGGCAGCCCATATTTTTCATGTGGGGGAACTCCAGACAGTGGTGGAAGCAACATTCtgaatataacaaaatgttttgtgataTAAGATTGCAGCCCAAAGCCTGGAGgccttcatatttattttatgggTAATATCTTCTACCGTAAGAAAGGGGTCCCCATAACTACATTTTAACTTTGGGGAGCCATAGGCTGTGTCCTGCCTTGGGAAGGGCTGCAAATCCCTGCTTTCTTTGATCATACCTGAGCATATCTGTGGCTGCTGGAAGCATGTTTCTCATTTATTAcactataaaaaaatcaaaacttataAATGATGGTATGCCAAGATCTGTAATGCTACCGTTTTCAAGTATTGTGATTAATCCGTGATTATGATGTTGTTGGATGCAAATTCTAGGCTGTTCAGGATCAGACATTCCAAGCTTTGATTGCAGTAGACATAAGTATAGACTTAGGTTATATTCACACTGGCAATTCGTTCCGTGCTTAAGCACATTTGTCTGCATGTAACCCCGCAAAGTCTAGTTTGTTGGTCTAGTGTGATCGCTCCGTGCCAGGCTGTACCATGCCCTAGCCCACTTGGAAGAGTAGGGCTCAAGCACTGTTCAGTAGCattcaggaacagtgtgattgctaAACGTGCCTGAGCACGGAAAACAGACATAACGTCAATGACGCAACAagttctcatttcattcaatttcTTTTGAGTGTTTATTCTCTTCTTATACATGAATGTGAATTGCAGTTGCCAAGAAATGCTGCAAATTTCTCCCTTAACATTATTTCTCACTGTACAAATCTTGGACATGCAGcatgattaacagcaaaatgttgcgctgcacactcaataaaactgtaaGAGGGTTGAGCGTTATACAGAACAAATGTGTTAGTGTGAGTACACCATTAAAATGTGTTAGTCATGCAGGATCTCCAGGCATATGTTTCACCTTATTATCTCTCTGATTATTTCAGTTACATTTACTTTTTGTATGTATGGGCTTGGAGCCCTTGCACAAGTTTATGACTTGATGTACGCTTTAATAACTTCTGTCATTACATTCATCTACACACGCACATACAGAAATTAGGCTCAACACACAGTAAAAACTATGGATTAAGAATTCCAGAAATGCAAAGCATTGTAATATATAACATAATAACATATAATCTTCAATTACATGAGCCACTGGCAAGAATGAGGATAAAAGTGGCTAGCACATTTGTGTCCGGCTCCGGACAGCGTGTTCCAGAACTCCCCAAGTGATCATCATCTTACCTCAAAGCTGACTGATCCATTTTTGTCAGTGTCAAAGGCTTCAAATAAGAAATGGGCGTATGTACTGGAATCTGTTAAGGACAAAAGGGTTATGTTTATCTCTATCAAAGAGTGAAATTAGATTCCTTCAAAGATTCACAGTTTCACTCTTGTAAATCTGACACTTCATTATCAAGCAAATCTTACTATCACAGTGCAAACATCTTTGAATCATGCAAACCCAGTGATCAATCGACTGAGTAGAAGAATTCACTGAAACATCCACATCACAAGCTCATATCACTTCAGCCAGACAACTAGATGAATTTGTTTTAGAATAAATGGCattgttacatttacatttattcatttatatcagATGCTTTCATCTTAAGGGACATATGAgctacatttacaaatataagtgCAAAGGGAACAGAATGGCATTAAACTCAATTTAGTCTGTGGTCGATATACTGGACTTTacagaacaatgaaaaaatatttgttagagTAATAAGTAGGACAAACTTTTTGAAATTTAACATCAAAGCAATTATATATAAACATGATACTAAAACTAACTTATGTTTAATTTTCAGAAGGAGCAAACAATATAccgaaataaaaatgaactgttaaaaatgatatataacgTGTATATGCACACATTAATCAAAACAGATCAAAAAAAGACATGCAAGAATCTAGGCTATGCTAAAAATACGAACAAcagttacatgaaaaaaaaatcaacaaaagttaTATCAGgaaaactaaaatgcaattatgaaacagaaaaaagcaaatcaatggaaatgaaaactataacaataataagaaaaaaaaagtgaaaaccaaTATTCTAAAGGTTATGTCATAGAAGGAAGACGAAAAAAACCTGAGGATTGAATAATTAGGCAGTCTAGTAATGTCCTTTGTCCAAAGTGGCTCTGTCTGGTTCAAACAAGGTCTCAAGGTCAACAGCACGTGGTCACTGGTAATACATGTACAGCCTCTTCATCAGGGCATattcaagtaaataaaaaatggatcTAGGCATTAAATTCTGTAAAATTATATAGGGGATCCTGCACAGTTGTAGGTTCAGTTTCagatggataaatttgccattttactTACCAATCTTCATTCAGCAAGCCATAATGGCaaactgaaaagttttttttcagaaaggtttgtaaatttattaaaaatctaaaactggAAGTCTTTTATTGAGATAGTTATTCAGACCATTAATGCCATACTTTGGCAGCAATGCCAGGTCCAAGTCTTCTTGAGTAAGTCTTTACAAACTTAGGACTCcaagatttgggcagtttatcccactcttcctggcagatcctctccagctccATTAAACTGGATGGAAAGTATCagtaaactgtcatcttcaggtTGCTCTGCAGATGCATTATGGGGTTTATGACTAGGTTTTGgtgcttgtctgtctgtgtgaCAATCAGCGCTTTGTAAAACTTCTCATAGAGAAGTAATGTGACCGCTAAGCACAAGTGGTGGGTGTTTTTCACAAAAATTAAGGGCACAAAGGGAAAACAATAATtgttaagatttatttttcttttccttcctaaaatatacattttaatttagtttagatTTTGAAAGTATCTGACTCAGAATGTAAACTGGAGGGACACACACATGGGACGTTTTTAATAGCTACTTACCTCCTTGGGGGAAAAACTGTGAGTAAATCAGCTTGAAAGTGTCCTCGTTGACAACACCACTGGGGCACTCCTGTGGATATCAGTGTGAAATACCAGTGTTAGGGGTTTTCAGATTAAGTAGAAAAAAATCCCCAAGAGCTAGACAGATACTCACATTTTTAAAACCACGATATAGAACTTGTAACTCCTTCTTGGTGAATTTAGTTTGTTCTTGAAGCTTGTCAAGTCCCTCTGGTCGATGGCAGACAGTGGACAGCTCAAAATCATCTTCAATGCTGTCTGTAAAGATAAAAGACCACCATAGATGAGAATTATCCTAACCTTCAGCTTAGCCCTCCACATAGGTAAGGTGgtgcctatatacagtataaattagaTGAGTAACAGCACAGTGCGGCAGAAAGATTTACAGCATTACATCATTTGGATGTCACTACTCTGGCGTCTCCCTGGGCACCTGTGTTGTGTTCTCCCACAACAGCTGTAAGGTAAACAAGTGACTGTAAACTGGCAGGCATAAACATACAAATGTCAGTGTGTCATTCGATggattgagcatgggaaaggcgctatataaataaaatctattactgttattattaatgCATATGTAGTTCCTGTTTTGGGCATGCTGTTGGTAGAATATAGCCAAGTAGAGCTCAGTTCCACACTACCTTGTAATGATTTATAACTTGGTTGgctgaaattagggttagggttagggaactGTGATGAAACGTCATGAGGGAACTATGGAATCACTCACATGCCCTGCGATTCCCAGTCATATACTTTGATCCCCTCAGAGACTGGGCTTTGCAATTACAGTCTAGGAGTCAAGTTGGACTCTTGTAGTGTGACACCAGCCTTATTGAAGTGAGAAACAGCTATGCTAAATGACCAGTGCGGTTATAGCAGGACTACATGAACAGTAATGTCTCCTTTACATTTAAGATTTGAGGCTTTCAGGTCTCATTGCTGCTTCCTTCCATGTTCAGATGAGTTGCATTTTTTTGCATAGGTGTGATTGTAGGTGAGCCACAAATTCTTCATGACAGCTGCATCATCGAGGCCCATCACAGACATACTAGAAATCACTGACTCCATGCAGGCGGCTTGTAACAATGCTGCTTAGGTGGACTTCAATACCCAGTAACCCTGGAAGTGCTGCACTATTGGGCAGCATTGAGCTACACAGGGGTTACTGGATGGGAGTAACATAATGAGGTGCTAACCTTTAAAAAGGAGCTGTAACACGCCACAAGGGAATCATCTATGTTTCCACGTTTCACCCTCAATCGGATTACAGTATTCTGGATATATTTTCTCGTCCTGCTTGTTCATGTGATTTCGTCTGGGTTGGATACATCTTCATCAGGGGATCGCTCCTGATCACTTCAAATCTCCTCACAACAGCTGTAATTTGGTAGAATAAAAATTCAGAGGGCTGTTCGCAGGGGGTTTTATTCCATTTGCCATCTTCATCTGCTTCAGTTGTACTGGATTGCGTCTGGACCTTACCATTAGTGTTTACCGTTTTGTGCTCTGTGCTTTATCGTGTTTCTTTCTGTTCAGTGTTAATTAAATAACTATCACTGGAGGGTAAACTGGATGGGCTTCTACATGCAGATTGTTGGTTTAATAATTGTTTTCTTAACCTTCTTTATTTGTTTGAAGCACTGTATGCGTCTCTGTTTGAGTGTGTGCATGCAAGTCTGGTCAAGGTTGGGTACCTTCCTGGGGTCTCtgaaacaaattattatttttactttttaatttatttaaaacctataacattccataaaatcaagtcaaaattaacaaaactaaattcaatttaacccccacccatgagaaagagaggaaggccaaaagccagagtaaaacttttgagagtagtcTTTTcccccccaatataaatgctgtctaaaatgttgttgattacatcctgccaggtttttagaaagttttgaacagatcctttaagagagaattagattttttgtccaatttcaaatagtatatagcatcagttacccactgacttaaaacaggtgggttaggattcttccagttgagcaagataagtcaacgtgccaatagtgaagtaaaggcaattacagtttgtttgtccttctccactttaagcccatctgtgagtACACCAtaaacagctgttaatggattaggatggattgtgacaccaaggctgtctgaaaggcatttcaagatttttgtccagaatgttaTTTTGGTACACgcctaaaacatgtggcctagtgaggctggagctcgattgcagtgtttgcaggttgAATCATATCACCATTTTAAGATGATGTGAATTTAAGCATCTTGCAATCTCTAAAGGTTTCTGTAAACATTCACTGAATCTTTAAAGACATGTCACCCCATGGTGAAGTAATGTTGCTTGTTCATAAGTGGCTAATAGAGGGGTCAatgttgaaaaaatatatattaaatgggCAAACCTTTGATGTATGAAGCAATTCCAGGCAGGAACACAGACCTCATATTTACAAGTATGTAATGAAAAGAATTTGGAATAGATTTTAAAGCTCCAGGATAGGACATGGCAGAGTGGTAGCTTTGCGGCTTCACAGCATGGAGACTGCGGTTCATATCCAAGGTGCTCCCTGCTTCGAATTTCCATGTTCTACCTGTGATTGCATAATTTCGttcgggtactccagtttccatccacaatccaaagacatgcaggttaggtaaattggtgatgctaaattgactcCTTATGTGTATctttgtgttcaccctgcgatgtgctggcaccATGTCCGAgggttgttcctgctttgtgctcaatGCTTTGTGGGGTAGGCTGCAGCTGCCTCATGCCCCCTGCTCCGGagaagcaggtttggaaaatgaattaatggaTTAAATACTCAAAAAAACTTTACAACAAGTCTCctttaaatggatggatagattttttTCTATCATCTTTTTAAAGTCATTTATACTTCTCAGTCATCGTTCCACATTGTTAGGTTATTTTGCATCCTCGTTTGGAAAATTTGTTCAACTAAAAACAGACTTTCCTGCAGATACtaattatatattgtatgtagTCTATCAGTGTGCCAATAATGTTAAATATTGTCATTCCACCAAAGTCCAAGAttctattacatttttcttcGAAAATTTACAAAAGTTCTTCAGACATTTTTGATAGGGCAAA encodes the following:
- the LOC120542545 gene encoding Kv channel-interacting protein 2-like isoform X5: MKGKNRKQSLSDSRELDGSYDQLTDSIEDDFELSTVCHRPEGLDKLQEQTKFTKKELQVLYRGFKNECPSGVVNEDTFKLIYSQFFPQGDSSTYAHFLFEAFDTDKNGSVSFEDFVMGLSIILRGTINDRLNWAFNLYDLNKDGCITKEEMMDIMKSIYDMMGKYTYPSMQDDAPREHVESFFQKMDRNNDGVVTIEEFIESCQKDENIMRSMQLFDNVI
- the LOC120542545 gene encoding Kv channel-interacting protein 2-like isoform X3 → MSRCQRRCKRQLTKVARYFYRFVTGTLTQDSIEDDFELSTVCHRPEGLDKLQEQTKFTKKELQVLYRGFKNECPSGVVNEDTFKLIYSQFFPQGDSSTYAHFLFEAFDTDKNGSVSFEDFVMGLSIILRGTINDRLNWAFNLYDLNKDGCITKEEMMDIMKSIYDMMGKYTYPSMQDDAPREHVESFFQKMDRNNDGVVTIEEFIESCQKDENIMRSMQLFDNVI
- the LOC120542545 gene encoding Kv channel-interacting protein 2-like isoform X2, translating into MNLEGLEMIAVLVVLGLFIKVLEQFGLFEPVGVEDSIEDDFELSTVCHRPEGLDKLQEQTKFTKKELQVLYRGFKNECPSGVVNEDTFKLIYSQFFPQGDSSTYAHFLFEAFDTDKNGSVSFEDFVMGLSIILRGTINDRLNWAFNLYDLNKDGCITKEEMMDIMKSIYDMMGKYTYPSMQDDAPREHVESFFQKMDRNNDGVVTIEEFIESCQKDENIMRSMQLFDNVI
- the LOC120542545 gene encoding Kv channel-interacting protein 2-like isoform X4; translation: MAFIPQTAGVLFKTMRILIPGRKKGKNSIEDDFELSTVCHRPEGLDKLQEQTKFTKKELQVLYRGFKNECPSGVVNEDTFKLIYSQFFPQGDSSTYAHFLFEAFDTDKNGSVSFEDFVMGLSIILRGTINDRLNWAFNLYDLNKDGCITKEEMMDIMKSIYDMMGKYTYPSMQDDAPREHVESFFQKMDRNNDGVVTIEEFIESCQKDENIMRSMQLFDNVI